The following proteins come from a genomic window of Sorghum bicolor cultivar BTx623 chromosome 3, Sorghum_bicolor_NCBIv3, whole genome shotgun sequence:
- the LOC110433975 gene encoding uncharacterized protein LOC110433975: MPTVTSQTPPPAPHFETSLRTAHALGFRLREREERKAMENTSSDRGGSKPGIRFGFSWADEVEREEREQQEEEQRRWETEREQIKADPFGGARPREVEQRRCETEREQIKADPFGAARPREVVLAEKGVDWRARDRELDLHLRTAPRPRRSRKRAAATGTSKGAVAAHGATPERGALRDQDAAGAGRTPHPRGRRAAASTPPLPPTVSHSAWGGSKRKCAGEGPGPLRRVRQVDDQRRKVFGELNVGEGCGSSIRASNNKSCDSGGSQAQGIKSSMPVVADGENRCSMVPATKVTATEVGESAVAQKRRGGKRRKGKRSKKTTNQETLVS; the protein is encoded by the coding sequence ATGCCGACCGTTACAAGCCAGACCCCACCACCCGCACCCCATTTCGAAACTTCGCTTCGAACTGCCCACGCGCTCGGGTTCAGactcagagagagagaggaaaggaAAGCGATGGAGAACACGAGCAGCGACCGCGGCGGTTCCAAGCCCGGGATCCGGTTCGGCTTCTCCTGGGCCGACGAGGTCGAGCGTGAGGAGCgggagcagcaggaggaggagcagcggcGGTGGGAGACGGAGAGGGAGCAGATCAAGGCGGACCCGTTCGGCGGGGCGCGGCCGCGGGAGGTGGAGCAGCGGCGGTGCGAGACGGAGAGGGAGCAGATCAAGGCGGACCCGttcggcgcggcgcggccgcgGGAGGTGGTGCTAGCCGAGAAGGGCGTCGACTGGCGCGCGCGCGACCGCGAGCTGGATCTCCACCTCCGCACcgccccgcgcccgcgccgcagCCGGAAGCGCGCGGCCGCTACGGGCACGAGCAAGGGGGCCGTCGCGGCGCACGGGGCGACGCCCGAGCGCGGTGCGCTGCGGGATCAGGACGCCGCGGGCGCCGGACGAACGCCGCATCCGCGGGGGCGGCGCGCGGCTGCTTcgacgccgccgctgccgccgacgGTTAGCCACAGCGCGTGGGGCGGAAGCAAGAGGAAGTGTGCCGGGGAAGGGCCTGGGCCGTTGCGGCGAGTCCGGCAGGTGGATGATCAGAGGAGGAAGGTCTTCGGCGAGCTCAACGTTGGAGAGGGCTGCGGCTCCTCGATCCGTGCCTCCAACAACAAGAGCTGCGACTCCGGTGGAAGTCAAGCCCAGGGGATCAAATCGAGTATGCCCGTGGTTGCTGACGGTGAGAACAGATGTAGCATGGTGCCGGCGACGAAGGTAACCGCAACCGAGGTTGGTGAATCTGCTGTTGCCCAGAAGAGAAGGGGAGGGAAGAGGAGGAAGGGGAAAAGATCCAAGAAGACTACCAACCAGGAAACTCTGGTAAGCTAA
- the LOC8078180 gene encoding uncharacterized protein LOC8078180, translating to MSMSSDGDNARVGYGDPRREPIPAGNGDGRKMSSNSLCGDGDREIFPPRGRRCDVVRAPRFSSSIFRARLHHFLLGHPPPPPLPLFRPSTSTAPAPDPSTSFPNRLFPQEIYTTASLPPPPQHPWQPLAMALPALSAPPQVTGRRRCGVRAVRMGCFGDPEMKRRRRVAGYKAYAVKGKVKESLRRGLRWFKRKCSRILSF from the exons ATGTCCATGAGCTCCGACGGCGACAACGCACG TGTCGGGTACGGGGATCCCCGTCGGGAACCAATCCCCGCGGGGAACGGAGATGGGAGAAAAATGTCCTCCAACAGCCTTTGCGGGGACGGGGACAGGGAAATTTTCCCGCCACGGGGACGGAGATG cgACGTAGTCCGAGCCCCACGTTTCTCCTCCTCCATATTCCGTGCTCGCCTCCACCATTTTCTCCTCGGCCATCCTCCACCGCCGCCCCTCCCTCTCTTCCGGCCATCCACCTCCACCGCACCCGCACCCGATCCTTCCACCTCCTTCCCCAACAGGCTCTTTCCTCAGGAGATCTACACTACCGCATCGttgccaccgccgccgcagcaCCCGTGGCAGCCGCTTGCCATGGCGCTGCCGGCCCTCTCCGCCCCGCCGCAGGTCACGGGAAGACGGCGCTGCGGAGTGCGTGCGGTGCGCATGGGTTGCTTTGGCGACCCCGAGatgaagcggcggcggcgggttgcGGGCTACAAGGCGTACGCGGTGAAGGGCAAGGTGAAGGAGTCGCTCCGCCGGGGTCTCAGGTGGTTCAAGCGCAAGTGCTCCCGCATCTTGAGTTTCTGA
- the LOC8078181 gene encoding protein DOG1-like 4 yields the protein MSYSDDMAAFYDAWVRREEQIVADLTAALALPLPLPPRRRSDALAPLVDAAVAHVAAYYEHKSRLADRDVVAALDPRWLNPLERTFLWAWGWKPALVFRFVETGGVGLGLGLGPEQRRALEELRAATAAAEREVDLQVAAVQESLAGPRVLAALRRQRQPPRRNDEAVAAVGRSLRVVLAAADALRDRTLRGVVGLLAPDQAGAVVAAMLRFHLGVRRAGRDWTSGQRRV from the coding sequence ATGTCCTACTCCGACGACATGGCGGCGTTCTACGACGCCTGGGTGCGCCGCGAGGAGCAGATCGTGGCCGACCTCACGGCGGCGCTCGCGCTCCCGCTACCGCTCCCGCCCCGTCGCAGGAGCGACGCGCTGGCGCCGCTGGTGGACGCCGCCGTCGCGCACGTCGCCGCCTACTACGAGCACAAGTCCCGGCTGGCGGACCGCGACGTCGTGGCGGCGCTCGACCCGCGCTGGCTCAACCCGCTCGAGCGCACCTTCCTGTGGGCCTGGGGGTGGAAGCCCGCGCTCGTGTTCCGCTTCGTGGAGACCGGCGGCGTGGGACTGGGACTGGGACTGGGACCCGAGCAGCGGCGCGCGCTGGAGGAGCTCCGCGCCGCCACGGCGGCCGCCGAGCGGGAGGTGGACCTGCAGGTGGCGGCCGTGCAGGAGTCGCTGGCGGGCCCGCGGGTGCTGGCCGCGCTGCGCAGGCAGAGGCAGCCCCCGCGGCGGAACGACGAGGCCGTGGCGGCCGTCGGGCGCTCGCTGCGCGTGGTGCTGGCCGCGGCCGACGCGCTAAGGGACCGCACGCTGCGTGGCGTCGTCGGGCTGCTCGCGCCGGACCAGGCCGGCGCGGTCGTCGCGGCCATGCTCAGGTTCCACCTCGGCGTCCGCCGCGCGGGCCGCGACTGGACCTCCGGCCAGCGGCGCGTCTAG